In one window of Desulfarculaceae bacterium DNA:
- a CDS encoding MFS transporter, translated as MLSGIKTYSDRWYGGYAFQGAAVLGVAPILIPLIVAKLGSNSAAGEVVAAFYLGQLTAPLWGWITDRGGWHRLVYSLGYVLLALGLGAFALTHNLAFWLVLAFVQGAGAAATNTVAAMFIVEFKPKEQWDPRIGWLQTFYGTGQALGLGLAAALQAAPLWGMGLAAALMVPGYILGRMGLPPEKDRRKVATASFQTHVLRTPRHAYNPLHHSLGLSLRGIKGLVREWDGPFGLFILSWVLTMLGTWMVYNLYPLLMKDLYGVDAGMSSLSYAIAATLGIFAYAPSGILAEKIGDGPVLVIGILMTLVSMLGMSFLAYVHTGDNWLLSQAAFVFMPVAWSPLIVAGTAYAAQLATMPEGNALGVYNSSTAVGSVLGALAAGWLSDAWGYGVVMIGASALTIAGLALLAGLLWKQRGQGGKQAAKAQA; from the coding sequence TTGCTTTCGGGAATCAAGACCTACAGCGACCGCTGGTACGGCGGCTACGCCTTCCAGGGGGCGGCCGTGCTGGGTGTGGCCCCCATTCTCATCCCGCTCATCGTGGCCAAGCTGGGCAGCAACTCCGCCGCCGGCGAGGTGGTGGCCGCCTTCTATCTGGGCCAGCTCACCGCCCCCCTGTGGGGTTGGATCACCGACCGCGGCGGCTGGCACCGTCTGGTCTACTCCCTGGGCTACGTGCTTTTGGCCCTGGGGCTGGGGGCCTTCGCCCTCACCCACAACCTGGCCTTCTGGCTGGTGCTGGCCTTTGTGCAGGGGGCCGGCGCGGCGGCCACCAACACCGTGGCCGCCATGTTCATCGTGGAGTTCAAGCCCAAGGAGCAATGGGACCCGCGCATCGGATGGTTGCAGACCTTCTACGGCACCGGGCAGGCCCTGGGCCTGGGCCTGGCCGCCGCCTTGCAGGCCGCGCCCCTGTGGGGCATGGGCCTGGCCGCCGCCCTGATGGTGCCGGGCTACATCCTGGGGCGCATGGGCCTTCCTCCGGAGAAGGATCGCCGCAAGGTCGCCACCGCCTCTTTCCAGACCCACGTCCTGCGCACCCCCCGCCATGCCTACAACCCACTGCACCACAGCCTGGGTCTGTCCCTGCGGGGCATCAAGGGCCTGGTCCGGGAATGGGACGGCCCCTTCGGTCTGTTCATCCTGAGCTGGGTGCTGACCATGCTAGGCACCTGGATGGTCTACAACCTCTATCCCCTGCTGATGAAGGACCTCTACGGGGTGGACGCGGGCATGAGCTCCCTGTCCTACGCCATCGCCGCCACCCTGGGCATCTTCGCCTACGCCCCTTCCGGAATCCTGGCCGAAAAGATCGGCGACGGGCCGGTGCTGGTCATCGGCATCCTCATGACCCTGGTCTCCATGCTGGGCATGTCTTTCCTGGCCTACGTGCACACCGGGGACAACTGGCTGCTGAGCCAGGCGGCGTTTGTGTTCATGCCCGTGGCCTGGTCGCCCTTGATCGTGGCCGGCACCGCCTACGCCGCCCAGCTGGCCACCATGCCCGAGGGCAACGCCCTGGGGGTGTACAACTCCTCCACCGCGGTGGGCTCGGTGCTGGGGGCCCTGGCCGCGGGCTGGCTCTCGGACGCCTGGGGCTATGGGGTGGTGATGATCGGGGCCAGCGCCCTGACCATCGCCGGGCTGGCCCTGTTGGCGGGCTTGCTCTGGAAGCAGCGGGGCCAAGGCGGGAAGCAAGCAGCCAAGGCGCAAGCCTGA